One Rhinolophus ferrumequinum isolate MPI-CBG mRhiFer1 chromosome 10, mRhiFer1_v1.p, whole genome shotgun sequence genomic window, aaaaaattccaaaatagatATTATGGTTACTTGAGTAAACATAAATTGATTTATAATTGAAACCACAAAATAGGGacaccataatttatttcaaataagtgaatatatttaattttggagTTTTAGCCAAACGGTACAAGGTGTATAGTCATAGCTTACAGCATCCAAGTTATCAGCATGAACCCAGCAGGCTGAACCTTTCATAGCTATCAAGACTTTATTTAACTTAATCTAAATGAGTGGTAAGCAAAGTTTGAAACACTTTGATTTCCATTAATATAAATCCAAGCTCTCCTAAGAGTGGGTTTCTACTACTTTACATGCAACTAGCTTCATTTAAAGCACGTTGTCACTTGACTCCAAGACAAATACCTCTTcctgcagcaaaaaaaaaaaaaaaaaaaaaaagagttaccTATATGTATGTCTGTGTCATTCATTATATACTGTACTTAATGACTCTAGACATCTAGTTGATAATGTAATATTGGGTTCATATGGGACAGATGGTATTATCAACTTAAAATTAATCCCTCTTAAGTATTATGGAAAAGCTGCGCTTCTGCTGTTTTAAGTTCTAGATTACttaattcaaaaaggaaaagggTTGGAGAACTCACTTATTCATAGTTTTAATCTTGCCATAAAGGAAAATTGGATTATGGTATTAAAGGAGAGCTTGAAGAAGTAAGAACACAACTTAGCCAGAATTCACATaacaaaactttgttttctcAGGCTCAGCTAATCTGTACTGTTCCCTATAAAAATGGTTGACCAAATGGAAAATCTAAAGGCTTCTCTTTCATGATAAGGAATTGAAAATGAACACAGTAAATACTCTTTTAAGTTAATTTCGTGCTTGCACTCTATCTCAGTTTTTACCTACTCAGGCTAATTTGCAGGTGCCTGGGATGAGTAGACAATCCATAATTTCTACCAATcaagtaaaagaaggaaagaaaactctgAGCTTCTCTCCCAGTTAACAGGTAGTTTGCTGTGGTTAAAATTAATGCAGATTTTACAGCAACAAATattagcattttcatttattataagtAATTGATTTGAAATTTGGTAAATGAATAGTTGAGTGCATCATTTGAGTGTTTATTTGACCAGTTATTTATTAGTACAAGAGGCTATCACGTAAATTTTCATATGTTATGGCAAATCagtttgtttctctgttcattttaacATGCTTAACATGTGTGATTACTTTGActtgaaaactaattttattctttgcagTGTTTGAGCAACACACCTCCACTTACTGAATACTTCCTCAATGATAAGTATCAAGAAGAACTGAATTTTGACAATCCCTTAGGAATGAGAGGTGAAATAGCTAAATCTTATGCTGAATTGATCAAGCAAATGTGGTCTGGAAAATTTAGCTACGTCACACCAAGAGCCTTTAAGGTTAGTAAATAGATTTTGAATGACGGTTTTATCCCCCCAATAGAACAAAACTTGGTTATCTGGGCGAGGGGAGAAAAATCATCGCTATTACAATGGTTTATGACCCTTCAAAGTGACACAGCACATCAACAGATAGACAGTGTATCTGTGGCATTTAGTTTTCTGGCTGGGGGATGGGAcagaatgctattttaaaaatgtcttaaaaatgctccaggggatggggaaggaagTGGTGAAGTAAAGGTTGAGAAACAATGGTGTGGTACAAAGTGACTATATATAGAAAGACAGCGGGGAGCATTCACAGGTACGGTATTGGGACACAGTACATCTCTGGGGAACCTACAAAAACATTTTGTACAAATGGAaagactaaattttaaatttgcgCATGTTATTGAATTCTAAAGAGTTCAGTTTATTTTAAGAATCATTGTAAGTatgaaaagttattaaaatggAACTAGTCTACAAAACAcactaaatattaattaaacatttcaaaagaattcTTAAACTTTTAGGTTCATTCTAATTTCTGAAGTGGTTACTTAGAATCAATAAAATCTCAGGTACTTTAGtttgtcattaaaattttaaagagaataagaagtttttaatcatttttttatacaAACATCTTAAATGACATTCGTATCGGACATCTACTAGGCAACATTTTATTAACTACATActagttcttaaaaaataaaaaaaacattatcaGAAAACTCTTGCATTTATCTTCTTTAACTTTCTAAACTATGGAAAAACTAGTTCAGACAAACCATTTCTCAACCCTTACCAATGATTAGTTTCATTTtgctagatatttttaaattgcgTAAATATCCTCTTGATACCtgccttttttcctttaacatttctctttAGTCTCATCAAAGAAGTATTTAGTACTGCAAACATtaggaaaattatatatgaaCACAAATATTCCTGTTTTCTCTGTGAGATTCAACCTCTTTTTACACATAGAAACTAAATGAgaactttgtaattttttctaGTGGccaagaaattgaattttatagTCTTCAGTGTTTCCCACTAAAACTTTCGTGTTTTCCGtattttctcctcattctttcctCAGGCCagcatttctattttacagattagttattatgatttttaaaatatttttaggtatGCAATACTCTGTATTTACACGTATGTAGTTATCATATCTGCAAATGACTGTAAAAGTGCCAGAAGTTGATTTGgggtttaaatatattttagcaaGGTGATAAATTCACAAGTATATAATCTGAATAATGAGAACtgactatttatttaaaagtcaatCTGTCTTTCAAActgattttatagttttgcttttcttacaGACACAAGTAGGACGTTTCGCACCTCAGTTCTCTGGATACCAGCAGCAGGACTGTCAAGAACTACTAGCTTTCCTATTAGATGGACTACATGAGGATTTGAATAGAATTAGGAAAAAACCATATATACAATTAAAAGATGCTGATGGAAGGCCAGATAAGGTAAGTTTAATGATATTATTGTCACTATTGTTTTAGTAACATAATATCTCTGTGtaatatgtgtctgttttccttaTAGGTAGTTGCTGAAGAAGCCTGggaaaaccatttaaaaagaaatgattctaTCATAGTAGATATATTTCATGGCCTGTTCAAATCAACTTTAGTTTGTCCTGAATGTGCTAAGATTTCAGTAACATTTGATCCTTTTTGTTACTTGACACTTCCATTGCCCATGAAAAAAGAACGTACCTTGGAAGTTTATTTAGTTAGAATGGACCCACTTACCAAACCTATGCAGGTAAGtagtgattattttctttatatttgctatttttataaaaactaatgtTGAGTTCATATGCTAAATATTTCGGAAATTAGTACAACTGTTTCGAAACTTGAAAGGGTGAGGAATGTgcaaaatatattgtttttcatgtaaaaacaaaattctcaaaggttttttttttttactaaagaaaaaggagaggttTGATTTTACAATGTTGGGGTAAAGAGTTTACAAAGAtttgtaacataatataattttgtttattttccaacCTGAACTTTCtttaatgttaattataattttcttcctaGCGGCTGTTGGAAATAAAACTAATAACTACAATATATTTTGATTCATGATATAAGATAGtgataaatttaaatatgtgtaattttTCGGCATCTTAAGAACttcaaagagaaatggaagtgtAGTtagactaaaaataattttcaatcttttaatAGTTTGGAGTATCAAATATTGCTTATTCTATTTAAGAGCCCTATGCTAGGCCTTAATATCAGTTGTCTGAGTCCATTGCCTAGTGTTATAATTGGATTATTGTACGTTTTGTGGAGCAAAAcactgtattttcttcctttagtaATCAATTAATCCATTTCTGACACTTGACCAGCCCTAATAAAAGTAGTTCCTTCTCTTCTACCTTCTGTTCCCCTAAACTCTATTTATTATAGCACTTAACAAATATCATTATGACCTTTGGTTTACTTTGATCTTTTCTCTTGTAGACCATGAGTTCTTTGAAGATATGGACTTTAAATCTTTGTATTTCTAACCCTTATGATTGTAGGTACTACTGTAAAAGTAGTGTTCAAAAATGTTATTCATTCAAATATGTACTGGGCATGTACTGGATGTAAAGCTCTTGTTTGGTAAACAAAGTAGACATGGTTCCTACTTTAGAAGAATGTTTACTAAAGATTCTTAGCTCAGGGTTCCAGCCAGATAGTACAGTTTGTTACAGCGTAATAGTTTCATTCGtactcaggctgccataacaaaatccAATAGACTAAGTggtttaaagaacagaaatttcttctcacagttctgaaggctggaaggcTAAGATAATCGTGCATGGCTGGTTTCTCGTGCAGGCTCTACAAACAGTCTACAAACAGCCCCCTCCTCTGTGTCGTCACATGGCAGGGTGAGAGCGCACACGTGCGTGAACTGTCTGATGTCTCTACTTagaagggcactgatcccattgtCAGGgccccaccttcatgacctcCTCTAAACCTCCCAGAGGCCTCAtattcaaataccatcacatcaGTGGTGAGGGTTTCACCATAGAGATTTtaaggggacacaattcagcccgtAGCAATATTCATGAGATCTATGTGAAAGGCATGCTTTGAACAAAATTATGATCTTAACCATTCATTTAGTGGAAGTGTTTGGGTTTACTATCAACAGGGCATAGTATATGAAgtgttcataaaaatataatcctTTTATTAAAAGTTAAGGTTTAGTAGAGACTAGTTATGTACTCAGTTATGCAGATTTCACCCATTTTTTTGCTGCTTCTGCTTTATGCTTCCCTCATGAACTCATTGAACTTGGTGCCCTCATGTTAATATTTCATCTAGTAGTGCTGAGAATAGTATagagaaacatggtatttgcCCTTAGCCGTGAACAGAGCCAGTAAAGACCCACTTTTATTTTTGGCCAGGGGAATATATGTTCACATTTCTAAAATCACATGCTTTAGATACTCACCTATTCACTTGTTTCTAAGTATtgaactgttaacattttttttcaatggaGAGAAACTGTAACAATGCTATTGTACACCCTTACTTCTCTAGTTTGTAACTTTACAAATATATCCCAATGGGTATAATAGAATAAGAGAAGAgtataaaacaatgaataaaaatttattacaacaacaacaaaaaattgtggATACTTTTTCTCTACAGTACCTTCCCATGCCAATAATATAATCTGTATTACAGATTATATTCAGGTTACATATTAGCTATAAGATATATATTGAATGTTCTTCCATCATAATGGGTTTTTAGTTATATTTCCAGCAATGGGAATTTCATTAATATACCTCTTTCCCACTTGGTGACCAAAAATATAAACTTGTGGTGGTTAAATCCATGGTCAGCAAAGCGgaactgggattttttttcccacttggaGGGAGTAACAATGCAAATACAAAATGACAGCCTAGTTAACACTATGCTTTAACCAgctggagaggaaagggagattGGCTGAGTTAGCCTACTTGAGATTTTCCATCACCAAACTTGATTTAGGTCATAGAAGTTTATTAGTAATTATATTGAGCATGTATTATATATTAGAATCTCATACTGTATAAGGTGCTGGAAACACAAAGGTGCTCCTAGTCCTTGTTCTCAAGAAGCGTAGTATACAGTGTTGCAAGTGCTCTGACAGAGTGCTATGTGAGTATACAAATGGAGTAACCTACCCAAACTCCTGATGATTCCTGTGTGGAATCCTGAAGGATGATTAGGTTTTAAGCACATGCAAACTAGAAGTACAAGCATTATAGATCAGGAAAGAGGCGTGTACAGAGGGCTGAAGGCGAAAAAGTACATGGCCCACATATGGAAACTGCAAGTAGATAATATGGTAAGCAGAAGCTAGATCACAAAGAACCTTGATGATAGAAAGTTTGAAGTTTACCCTAGAGATTATGGGAGCTATGAAGGAGTATTCAGTAGAGAGATCACTTGGCCAGATTtgtgtttgagaaaaaaagaCTCTGGCTAATGCAAAGATTGGATCAGAAAGGCTTAGATAAGATGTACCTAAGACCAGGTGAGAAGCTTTTGCAATGTTCAGATGGCAAATGACAAGGGATTGAACTGTTAAGGTTAGTGTCAGGATGGCAGTTAGATAGAAGAACAGTTGAATATaggaatgaaaatatttaagagtatttaaaaaagaagccaaGTTTATTGGATTGTAAATTGAGGCGACAGTGGTACTATTTGTTTTAATGGGATATAGAAGAAAGGTTTAAGACGAGCCTTAAGTGTTAGTATTGGATACGTTGACCTAATATGACCTAAATCTGTATGTAGTATTGGACATGTTGAGATGCATAAGGAAAATTTAGGTAGAGATACCAGTAGGTATTGAGTTTATGTATCTAGACTAGAGGAAAAGATCTGTACTTGAGATATAAATTGGGTGGTGAGCTCTGAAAGTGGTAATGAGTGTCTTAGAAGGATGAGATTATTTAAGGTTAGGGTGACCCTGTAATTTGTTATCTATCACctgaactcttaaaaataaaaggggctgttattaataattataccaGGACAGCAGGCTAATCCAGGACTGGCCAAAGCAAACCAGGATATATTGTCACCTAGTCTAAGGAGAGCATACAGAATCAAGAAGATAACTAAGGATAAAACTCTAAAGGACATGAGAAAAGAGCCTCAGAAGAAGATGTGACCAGGGgaatagaaaagaataagaagTAGTAATGTAGgggaaggaaaattttaaaggagGGTGTGGTCAGCAATCATGCTGTGAAAAGGTCAATAACATAAGAACTGATAAAGACCTGGTTGTATGATAGCACTGACAACCTTGGTAACATTAAATAAAGAGGTGAAGACAAAAGCCAAGAATGGATCTGTAAGTGAATGGGAGGTGAGGAAGTTACCATAGTCACTGTAGACATTGCTTTTATCAAGGTTATTTATAAAGCAAACCAGAAAGGGAGATAATTGGAGGGGAATTATtagagggaaagaaatgagagactgttttgcttttttagaaaCTTGTATATATTCCAGTGTTTATATACGAGTcaaggtaaaatgaaataaaggataaTTGCTGGGGTTAGATTCCAGAAGAAGCAGAAGAGCATGGGATTCAGAGCATAGATGCTAGAGTTAGCCTTGAATGGGAAGAATGACCCCTGATCCTCTTTGCATGTGTTGTAAGAGACAGGGATGTTTTACACTCAAGTTTGTAGAGGGAAAAGAAGTTGGAGATTTTCCTATCCAATAGCCACTAATTTTCTCGGTTGAAATAGGTATTCTGCTGGTAGTGAAGGGAGAAATGGTGAAATATGAAGCCTAAGGATTGGTGaagattttaaatagttattgagagaaatagaaaacaagtaaataaagGATACATGGGAGAATTTCTGGCTGGTGTTGAAGGATCAGTTGAGATTGAGCACTGTGAATTTGGAGTGCACCAATCTTTAAAGTTAGGCAGTTTTCCCCAGCATTTCTGAACAGCTCTAAGAAAGTAACGAGAATAAAACTGAATAACAGCAAAAGGTTTTGCAATGAAGTAGTTGAAGTGAGGAATCATGTGGGGTCTGGATGGAAGGGTGTAAAGACAGGAACCTGGtagactgggggaaaaaatcagaatcAAAAGGACTGGAGATCTCAATGCAAGccaagaatagaaaataatgagctctcaggaaaagaaaggaatagtTAGACAGTAGCCTGTTAAGAGTGTAAGATATTGGAGGTGGATCAGGTTATGACGAGGTCCACAAAGTTAGCTACAGTTGAATGCAAGTAGAGGTCTTTGAATTGAGGAGCCAAGGAACAGTAGGTGCAGATAAACCACGCCTATGGATATTGTCACCCAGGATAACGGTGAGATTGGCCATACTGTGAGCCACATGCCAAGTAAATGTGAGGAAGCAGCCTCATGaggttgttttcatctattgAATATTTGTTGCAAAGTAATAAATTCATtacaattttcttgttttttagtaCAAAGTGGTTGTCCCCAAAATTGGAAACATACTTGATCTTTGTACAGCATTGTCTGCTTTATCAGGAGTACCTGCAGATAAGGTAAGATGTTTCTGGGTTTGAAGTATGTAAGGTGGAGTTTAGTTTTGCAGTGCTGTAAAACCAGcttaatagaaatttattttcttttagatgaTAGTTACTGATATATACAATCATAGATTTCACAGAATATTTGCAGTGGATGAAAACCTTAGTAGTATTATGGAACGGGATGATATTTATGTGTAAGTATAAAATTCATTGTTCAAAATATTACttgagaaaaaattcaaaagaaataacaagttttCAGAATTTATGGTCAGTTTTGTCCTTGTAGGTTTGAAATTAACATCAATAGGACAGAAGATACAGAGCATGTGATTATTCCTGTTTGTCTAAGAGAAAAATTTAGACACTCAAGTTACACCCACCATACTGGTTCTTCACTTTTTGGTCAGCCTTTTCTTATGGCGGTACCACGAAACAATACCGAAGATAAACTCTACAATCTCCTGCTTTTGAGAATGTGGTAAGTGCCAGATAATTCTACattcacaaaataatataaaatagctAATGAAAGTAAACATGCAAGGTATTATCAGAATATGATTAGATAAGTCTGTATTCAATCTCATCTTTGTTTAGGCAagtaacagttttaaaaaatcatagtcTAATCCAATTTCTTGATCATGTAAAACATTACTGAGGTTATTTCAAACCAAGGAAACATGAATTCTTCTAGCTGTTTTACAACAAAAGTTGACAGTTGGAAGACAATAAAAATTTAGCATGTTTGCACTCTGAAATCATAATGTcacatgtttcatttctttatatactCTGCTAGTTCAAGAATGCGTACTAATAGatagcttttatttaaaaggatAAACTTTCTTGGTTGATATTATTGTAAGGCAACtcctttttgtctttctaaaaCCATGATTTGAATTATAAGGTAATCAAGAATACCATTTGATCCCTTTCTTTTATCCTTTATAGCTGACATATTTagtattctttctattttaatcaTTGTTGTCCCATAATCTATACATAAAGATCGCATCATACAACTATAAATGATTTTAGCcttaaaaaaactaatatatatatcatctatctaaatgaggacttttatttaaaaatttttaagtctaAAAATTATCTGCCACAAACTTTTAACACATAAAAGAAAGATGTTAAAACCCAAGAAGAGCAAACTAACTTCTTTTTTATAAAgacaagttttgttttattgaaagaatggaaaacttttttttaagttcttaccTTCGTAGAACTGAACttatttgatttctgatttttttaaagccgATATGTCAAAATATCTACTGAAACAGAAGACTCTGAAGGATCCCTACACTGCTGTAAGGACCAAAATATTAATGGGAATGGCCCAAATGGCATACATGAAGAAGGCTCACCAAGTAAGACTTCCCTATTGTAAAAACTCTTCGCCTGGATTATTGCTTTAGAGAAACGTTGAAAGGATGGGGATTAAGGAACTGAAAGATATTTGCAAGCCTGGAAAAAATGTtagtattaataatttttaaatgtagcattGACTTTATTTAAAGACTTCTAATATCTAAAATTAGGTGAAATGGAAACAGATGAGCCAGATGATGAATCCAGCCAGGATCAAGAACTTCCCTCTGAGAATGAAAACAGTCAATCTGAAGATTCGGTTGGAGGAGATAACGATTCTGAAAATGGATTATGTACTGAGGAAACTTGCAAAGGTCAACTCACGGGACACAAAAAACGATTGTTTACATTCCAGTTCAACAACTTAGGCAATACTGATATCAACTACATCAAAGATGATACCAGGCATATAAGATTTGATGATAGGCAGCTTAGGCTAGATGGTAAGTATTTGTGAAAAAAGGCCTCAACACTAAACGAGCAAAGCACGTTATTTTTTTAGGTGAAAACCACAAAGTTCAACTcatgaaaataacatttacttACCTATTAAATGAAAAGCCTTAATTTCCAAGTATACTAAAACACatgtcaatatttattaaatggagGTTGAACTTATgcttaagtgtttttttttgtttgttttgtttttctaattcctAAACTATTTAATGGCTTGGAAACAGCAATTTGCCCTGTTCACCTAGTAAAAGAAAtgattgctatttatttattcttgtatatagcttaacattaaaatacattagTTTTAATATTGTGgcatattaaattttaaagaaaaactatgttTCCTACCTCAGAAAGATCTTTTCTTGCTTTGGATTGGGATCctgatttgaaaaaaagatattttgatgaaaatGCTGCTGAGGTAAGTCATTGCTCATTCCTTCCTTATCTTTTCCATGTTGATCACACTGTTTTGTTAACACTCTTCTATTTctatcaaatgtatttattttgtcattagaAATTGGTTATGTACTAGAAAAGGCTTGTTGGTTTTGAACATGCtctctgtttccactttttagtcGTTTATAGGTGTGTATACAggagttatttagaagtatggTATAAATCTCAACTGAAATAAGCTTTATGATTCTTTTGAGAAAGTTTAGGAGTTTTTCATTACTATTCATAGTAAGATGGTATCACTAAAatgagttttgtttcatttgttctcttaACTCAAGAAATACTTCTCTTTAggattttgaaaaacatgaaagtGTGGAATATAAACCTCCTAAAAAACCCTTTGTGAAATTAAAAGATTGCATTGAGCtttttacaacaaaagaaaagctaGGTGCTGAAGATCCCTGGTAAGaaacaaagttaaataattttttctaatttttttttttttaaggatttataCTGAGGTATGTGCTACATCAAGTTAAAAAAGTAATAACTAAATTCCCTTTGATATTTTGAATAAGCATTTCTTTATATGGTAATAGTCTATTAGGGGGATGAGAATGTCTTTAAAAGTATTATGTTAAGCTTTAAGTAATGATAAGTAATTTAACGTAGTGATAAGTAATGTTAAGTAATATGCTAGGACCTATTAGAGATGTATTAGAAGTTTAGAATcattattgctttttttaatctcattacTGTATTTCCCATAGCCATTTTACtatgaataattaattataattactttttcttaagaatttttagCTGTGCAGACATTTTGAgagaaacttttagaaaaatcacaGTTATATATTTTGTGGTGTTATTAATTCCATTAGAGCCCAGACATTTTGAGATTTTCTAATACCTATATTTTAGCACAGTTTTGTGGTACATGCATGTCTTTTGAGCATACTGTAATGGATATAACCTAGCCCTCGTCATTTTTGGAATACTTATTTACCATATTAGTTTATAATagtaaaatctatttgaaaaatgtactgaagataaaaataataacaggagTTCCTGTCAGTCTGTACATATTAGGCATATGATAACTGCTCACTGAATAAATGTAGAActtttcaaactttcaaaatatgtattgttttaattacCTCTATCaagctttaaatgtttttctttattcttaggtATTGTCCAAATTGTAAAGAACATCAGCAAGCCACAAAGAAATTGGACTTATGGTCTCTGCCTCCAGTACTTGTGGTACATCTCAAGAGATTTTCTTACAGTCGATACATGAGAGACAAGTTGGATACCTTAGTTGATTTTCCTATCAAGTAAGTTTTGATTATGCTTCATAAACATTGGACAACTAACTCTTTTTAAATATCAGGTACCATTGGGCGCAGTTTCAGTTTTTGAGTGTGTTTTTGAGTAGTTCTAACAATTTGTAGGGATCactaataatttttcttcctactgagagatttttttcaaagaacaaagagaaaatatattcttttaaaaaatagaataaaactcaTTCTGTATTACTTAAAACTCACTGACCCTGTTTATAAATCTAAGATACTCATGGGACcttagtgattttgtttttcctcggACTTACTTCATCATTAATCATCAATTATTCctaaatatgctttttaaaaagacttaagaaatatataaaaatagaataatggaGTTGCTTAGAAGGATAACACAGCAGTGTGATCATCCCTATTGTTGTGTCatccttcagttttcttattgccCTGTCCAGAATATGACATCATATTCGTAAAAAGTTATAAAGCGGTCTGGAGACAGTATTTTtgtagtcctttttttttaaagcttt contains:
- the USP15 gene encoding ubiquitin carboxyl-terminal hydrolase 15 isoform X1, whose amino-acid sequence is MAEGGAADLDIQRSDIASLLKTSLRKGDTWYLVDSRWFKQWKKYVGFDSWDKYQMGDQNVYPGPIDNSGLLKDGDAQSLKEHLIDELDYILLPTEGWNKLVSWYTLMEGQEPIARKVVEQGMFVKHCKVEVYLTELKLCENGNMNNVVTRRFSKADTIDTIEKEIRKIFNIPDEKETRLWNKYMSNTFEPLNKPDSTIQDAGLYQGQVLVIEQKNEDGTWPRGPSTPKSPGASNFSTLPKISPSSLSNNYNNINNRNVKNSNYCLPSYTAYKNYDYSEPGRNNEQPGLCGLSNLGNTCFMNSAIQCLSNTPPLTEYFLNDKYQEELNFDNPLGMRGEIAKSYAELIKQMWSGKFSYVTPRAFKTQVGRFAPQFSGYQQQDCQELLAFLLDGLHEDLNRIRKKPYIQLKDADGRPDKVVAEEAWENHLKRNDSIIVDIFHGLFKSTLVCPECAKISVTFDPFCYLTLPLPMKKERTLEVYLVRMDPLTKPMQYKVVVPKIGNILDLCTALSALSGVPADKMIVTDIYNHRFHRIFAVDENLSSIMERDDIYVFEININRTEDTEHVIIPVCLREKFRHSSYTHHTGSSLFGQPFLMAVPRNNTEDKLYNLLLLRMCRYVKISTETEDSEGSLHCCKDQNINGNGPNGIHEEGSPSEMETDEPDDESSQDQELPSENENSQSEDSVGGDNDSENGLCTEETCKGQLTGHKKRLFTFQFNNLGNTDINYIKDDTRHIRFDDRQLRLDERSFLALDWDPDLKKRYFDENAAEDFEKHESVEYKPPKKPFVKLKDCIELFTTKEKLGAEDPWYCPNCKEHQQATKKLDLWSLPPVLVVHLKRFSYSRYMRDKLDTLVDFPINDLDMSEFLINPNAGPCRYNLIAVSNHYGGMGGGHYTAFAKNKDDGKWYYFDDSSVSTASEDQIVSKAAYVLFYQRQDTFSGTGFFPLDRETKGASAATGIPLESDEDSNDNDNDIENENCMHTN
- the USP15 gene encoding ubiquitin carboxyl-terminal hydrolase 15 isoform X2: MAEGGAADLDIQRSDIASLLKTSLRKGDTWYLVDSRWFKQWKKYVGFDSWDKYQMGDQNVYPGPIDNSGLLKDGDAQSLKEHLIDELDYILLPTEGWNKLVSWYTLMEGQEPIARKVVEQGMFVKHCKVEVYLTELKLCENGNMNNVVTRRFSKADTIDTIEKEIRKIFNIPDEKETRLWNKYMSNTFEPLNKPDSTIQDAGLYQGQVLVIEQKNEDGTWPRGPSTPNVKNSNYCLPSYTAYKNYDYSEPGRNNEQPGLCGLSNLGNTCFMNSAIQCLSNTPPLTEYFLNDKYQEELNFDNPLGMRGEIAKSYAELIKQMWSGKFSYVTPRAFKTQVGRFAPQFSGYQQQDCQELLAFLLDGLHEDLNRIRKKPYIQLKDADGRPDKVVAEEAWENHLKRNDSIIVDIFHGLFKSTLVCPECAKISVTFDPFCYLTLPLPMKKERTLEVYLVRMDPLTKPMQYKVVVPKIGNILDLCTALSALSGVPADKMIVTDIYNHRFHRIFAVDENLSSIMERDDIYVFEININRTEDTEHVIIPVCLREKFRHSSYTHHTGSSLFGQPFLMAVPRNNTEDKLYNLLLLRMCRYVKISTETEDSEGSLHCCKDQNINGNGPNGIHEEGSPSEMETDEPDDESSQDQELPSENENSQSEDSVGGDNDSENGLCTEETCKGQLTGHKKRLFTFQFNNLGNTDINYIKDDTRHIRFDDRQLRLDERSFLALDWDPDLKKRYFDENAAEDFEKHESVEYKPPKKPFVKLKDCIELFTTKEKLGAEDPWYCPNCKEHQQATKKLDLWSLPPVLVVHLKRFSYSRYMRDKLDTLVDFPINDLDMSEFLINPNAGPCRYNLIAVSNHYGGMGGGHYTAFAKNKDDGKWYYFDDSSVSTASEDQIVSKAAYVLFYQRQDTFSGTGFFPLDRETKGASAATGIPLESDEDSNDNDNDIENENCMHTN
- the USP15 gene encoding ubiquitin carboxyl-terminal hydrolase 15 isoform X3, with amino-acid sequence MRGEIAKSYAELIKQMWSGKFSYVTPRAFKTQVGRFAPQFSGYQQQDCQELLAFLLDGLHEDLNRIRKKPYIQLKDADGRPDKVVAEEAWENHLKRNDSIIVDIFHGLFKSTLVCPECAKISVTFDPFCYLTLPLPMKKERTLEVYLVRMDPLTKPMQYKVVVPKIGNILDLCTALSALSGVPADKMIVTDIYNHRFHRIFAVDENLSSIMERDDIYVFEININRTEDTEHVIIPVCLREKFRHSSYTHHTGSSLFGQPFLMAVPRNNTEDKLYNLLLLRMCRYVKISTETEDSEGSLHCCKDQNINGNGPNGIHEEGSPSEMETDEPDDESSQDQELPSENENSQSEDSVGGDNDSENGLCTEETCKGQLTGHKKRLFTFQFNNLGNTDINYIKDDTRHIRFDDRQLRLDERSFLALDWDPDLKKRYFDENAAEDFEKHESVEYKPPKKPFVKLKDCIELFTTKEKLGAEDPWYCPNCKEHQQATKKLDLWSLPPVLVVHLKRFSYSRYMRDKLDTLVDFPINDLDMSEFLINPNAGPCRYNLIAVSNHYGGMGGGHYTAFAKNKDDGKWYYFDDSSVSTASEDQIVSKAAYVLFYQRQDTFSGTGFFPLDRETKGASAATGIPLESDEDSNDNDNDIENENCMHTN